A genomic region of Ignavibacteria bacterium contains the following coding sequences:
- a CDS encoding nicotinate phosphoribosyltransferase, with the protein MKNLFENFGLYLDYYELTMAQGYFLSNRRNLKATFDYFFRKNPFGSGYTVFAGVSDLLELLKIFRFGSEAIDFLKSKGFKDEFLDYLKEFRFAGSIYSAREGEIVFPYEPLIRVEGNIIETQIIESLLLNLINFESLIATKAKRIRFAAKDKIISDFGLRRGQGLASLFASRAAVIGGVNSTSNVLAAFNYDLIPAGTQAHSWIQSFENELEAFRKFAEFYPDNCILLVDTFDTLRSGIPNAIKVAKELEQKGKRLKAIRLDSGDLAYFSKKARKMLDEAGLNYVKIVASNQLDEYLIKSLDEQNAPIDFFGVGTNLITGQKDAALDGVYKICQIEDNPTIKLSEDISKVTLPGPKKIYRYFNGEGKFYADCIALIDEDEIDLMIHPFDIYKKCNLKELKREEILEQVVKNGDVIVPEKSVNEIASYSEFRFSQLPDEHKRFEYPHIYKVGITPKLLELRDNLIRKNKEGKL; encoded by the coding sequence ATGAAAAATCTATTTGAAAACTTCGGCCTTTATCTTGATTATTATGAGCTTACAATGGCTCAGGGTTATTTTTTGAGCAATCGACGCAATTTAAAAGCAACCTTCGATTACTTTTTCCGCAAAAATCCTTTTGGTTCTGGTTATACAGTTTTTGCAGGAGTTTCCGATTTACTTGAGTTATTAAAAATTTTTCGTTTTGGAAGTGAAGCAATTGATTTTTTGAAATCGAAAGGCTTTAAAGATGAATTTCTCGACTACTTGAAAGAATTTCGTTTTGCTGGAAGTATTTATTCTGCTAGAGAAGGTGAAATTGTTTTTCCTTACGAGCCTTTAATTAGAGTCGAGGGAAATATTATTGAAACTCAGATTATTGAGTCACTTCTTCTTAATCTAATTAATTTTGAATCATTGATTGCAACAAAAGCAAAAAGAATTCGATTTGCGGCAAAAGATAAAATTATATCTGACTTTGGATTAAGAAGAGGTCAGGGACTGGCATCTTTATTTGCAAGTCGAGCTGCGGTAATTGGTGGAGTGAACAGTACTTCTAATGTTTTAGCAGCATTTAATTATGATTTAATTCCAGCTGGTACTCAAGCTCACTCCTGGATTCAAAGTTTCGAAAATGAACTCGAGGCTTTTAGAAAGTTTGCCGAGTTTTATCCTGATAATTGTATTCTTCTTGTTGATACATTCGACACACTGCGGAGTGGAATTCCAAATGCGATTAAAGTTGCAAAGGAGCTTGAGCAAAAGGGTAAAAGATTGAAAGCAATTCGATTAGATAGTGGTGACCTTGCTTACTTCTCAAAGAAAGCAAGAAAAATGTTAGACGAGGCTGGATTGAATTATGTGAAAATTGTCGCTTCTAATCAGCTCGATGAATATCTAATTAAAAGTCTTGACGAACAAAATGCACCAATTGATTTCTTTGGTGTTGGGACAAATCTAATTACCGGTCAGAAAGATGCAGCGTTGGATGGTGTTTATAAAATCTGTCAGATTGAAGATAATCCAACAATTAAATTATCTGAAGATATTAGCAAAGTAACTTTACCGGGACCAAAAAAGATTTACCGTTATTTTAATGGTGAAGGAAAATTCTATGCTGATTGTATCGCGTTGATTGATGAAGATGAAATTGACTTAATGATTCATCCGTTCGATATTTATAAAAAATGTAATTTGAAAGAATTGAAAAGAGAAGAAATTCTGGAACAGGTTGTAAAAAATGGTGATGTAATTGTTCCCGAAAAATCTGTAAATGAGATTGCATCTTATTCTGAATTTCGTTTCTCGCAACTGCCTGATGAACATAAGAGATTTGAGTATCCCCATATCTATAAAGTTGGAATAACTCCGAAACTTTTAGAGCTTCGAGATAATTTAATCAGAAAAAATAAGGAGGGTAAATTATGA
- a CDS encoding nicotinamidase, whose amino-acid sequence MKALFIVDLQNDFCPWGALPTPKGDVIIPVLNKIMDKFDLVLASKDWHPEDSIHFQKWPKHCVQNTKGADFPDGLNTEKIKKVFLKGTGNKDDGYSAFEATNENLAEFLRKNNVDELYVTGLTAEYCVKQTVLDSLKNGFKTFVIKDGVEGIYQNEGDVENAFKEMEQAGAILITSNDLK is encoded by the coding sequence ATGAAAGCGTTATTTATTGTTGACCTTCAAAATGATTTTTGCCCGTGGGGAGCTTTACCAACTCCAAAAGGCGATGTAATTATTCCTGTATTGAACAAAATAATGGATAAATTCGATCTTGTTCTGGCTTCCAAGGATTGGCATCCGGAAGATTCAATTCATTTTCAAAAATGGCCTAAACATTGTGTTCAGAACACGAAAGGTGCAGATTTCCCCGATGGATTAAATACTGAAAAAATTAAGAAAGTATTTCTAAAAGGAACTGGCAATAAAGATGATGGTTACTCTGCCTTCGAAGCGACAAACGAAAATCTTGCTGAATTTCTGAGAAAGAATAATGTCGATGAGTTATATGTAACTGGTTTAACAGCTGAGTATTGTGTTAAACAGACGGTACTGGATTCATTGAAAAATGGATTTAAGACTTTTGTTATTAAGGATGGTGTTGAAGGAATCTATCAGAACGAGGGCGATGTTGAAAATGCTTTCAAAGAAATGGAACAAGCTGGAGCAATTCTCATTACTTCTAACGATTTGAAATAG